Sequence from the Plasmodium reichenowi strain SY57 chromosome Unknown, whole genome shotgun sequence genome:
tCAATTAGATTCATtctaataaaataaaaaaaaaaaaaaaaattaaataaataaataaataatatatgtaaacatttaaaaataaaaatacatatatatgtgtatatatttatttatctatttT
This genomic interval carries:
- a CDS encoding Fe-S cluster assembly protein DRE2, putative, whose product is NESN